A window of Osmerus mordax isolate fOsmMor3 chromosome 11, fOsmMor3.pri, whole genome shotgun sequence genomic DNA:
ACTAAAATTTATCCACAAAATACAGTTAAGCATTGTTGATGCTGTACTGAAATAAATTGTGGGATCAACACAAGCTGCTCGGACCAGGCCAGAAAAATCACAAAAGGGGTGTGGAGTTATATTTGAGTTACAAAAAGGGAGACTGCTCACTATAGAAGTCCAAACTCCAGACCATGTGCAACCACCTGTCCATATGGTTACTATAAGCAGAAATATATTTCTATTAGTTAAGATAGTGTTATATCTCAGAGGATATGAGATGGCTATTAGTCGGTCAAAAGCCATCAGAGTAATGGTGAGGGGCTCCATAACAGTTCCTAAATGAAAAAAGAAGTGCTGGTACATGCAAAGAGAAAACggtactctcctctcttctccaaagAGGACATTAAGCATAGTAGTACTCATGCTGCTTGTGTAGATAATGTCAATCATTGCCAATGTACAAATCAAAAAGTACATTGGAGAATGCAATGGCCTGTTGAACACAATTATAGCAATGTTGATAAAACTTCCAAACAGAATAAGAAGAAGAACAAACAGAATAGCTGCCCCAACCAACTTGGTGTATGGCACACCATCCAGTCCTGTAATTATGATTTCTTGAACCATAAATGTTGATTTATTGTTAGACTCCATGGCCCTGTAAAGCAGGATATAAATGTATGTCAAATGCGTTGAAACAATTGTATACTAACTGTACCATATGTGGATCTATGTGTCGCATGTTCTTACCTCTTGGATGttaagttaaaaaaaataatccagTACATACATACTTCTTTTGTTTAAAACCGGTTCTCATACTTACCAGAGTTCTTCTGTTTTACAGTTCACTAGATATTCTGATGATGTGAATGCCTCGTAAAATGTACTCTTGCTAGACAGGCACTTGTGAATAAATACTATAACGTTTGAGACTCTTAaagcaacacatacacacatgtgcactcTCATACcctcttttcctgtctctctctctctctcttctttctttctttctttctctctctctctctctctctttctctctctctctctctctctctctctctctttct
This region includes:
- the LOC136952019 gene encoding olfactory receptor 10H4-like, which encodes MEPLTITLMAFDRLIAISYPLRYNTILTNRNIFLLIVTIWTGGCTCLIVVSYIRIVYAVVKMSSSTDRQKTCSTCISHITRFETA